GTTGATACCGAAGCAGAAGAAAAATCGTATGTCGATGTGTTGTGGGAGCGTTTGTTGTCGATAGTGCGCATTCGTCACTACGATCAACCGGTAGAGCCGCTGTTGCCGCCAGAACAACAATTGTATTTTTCGCAGAACTTACAACTAGCGCTGCTGCAATCACAGCTGGGCTTACTGCAGTCGCAGCAGGAAACCTATGCCAGCAACTTGGCGCGCGCGCATGCTTGGGTCAACCAATACTGCCAAACCAGCGACCCCGTAGTGGCAGAGTGGCTCAATGAAGCGCAAGCCCTGATGCGCATAGAAATTGCGCCGCCGATGCCGAATATTTCTGACTCACTGGCGATAGTGCAAAAACTGATTGAGCAGCGCGCTGATGAAATTCGCAAAGCGTTGATGTTGGGCGATGATACGGATGTGGATGCGGACGATGCCGCGCAGGAGCTGCCTTAATGCGCCGTTGGATACTGCTGTTTGTCTCCGGTTTGATCGGTCTGCCGCTGCTGCTGCGCCTTATTGCCTTGGATGACAGTTTTGTCGTGTTGGTGTTTGGTCAAACCACAGTAGAAATGCCGTTGTGGTTTGTGGCGGCGGCGATGCTCTTGTTGACCGTAGTCGGCTATTACGGCACACGGTTTTTGTTGGCGGTACTTTTTACGCCGCGCCGTATCAATCGCTGGATGAATCGCCGCAATCAACGCAAAGTGCAAAATCTCACCTTGAGTGGTTATCTGTCGCTCTTGGAAGGCAATTGGAGTAGCGCGAGCCGCGATTTGCAAAAAGCGGCAGATAAATCGGATACCGCCGTACTCAATTATTTGTTGGCAGCCAAGGCGCGTATTGAAAACGGCGATCTTCCCAGTGCAGAAAACTTGCTGCGCAAGGCAGAAGAGGCTCTGCCGGAAGCGCGCATCCCGATTAGTATTTATCAGGCGCAATTGTTGCAACAAATCGGCGTGCCAGAAAAAGCACATGAAGTATTGGAAATGCTGGCGGCTGAAAATCCGCGTCATGCCTATGTTCAAAAATTATTGGTGGATAGCCATCGCCAACGCGGCGACACGGAAACTGTATTGCAAATACTGAGCCATCAGCATCGCCAAAAACCGCTGCAAGATGTAGCGATGATCAGTGAACTGTGCCGCTTGCAAATTTCGCACGGCAACGGCGCGGCAGCTGAGGAGTTGCTGCGCAAGAAGTTGACCAAACAGTGGTTGTCGGAGTGGGTGACACTGTATGGCAATGCCGCTGGCAGCAATGGCATACAACAATTGCAGACCGCAGAAAAATGGCTGAAGGAGCATCAGCATGATGCAGCGCTGCATTTAGCGCTGGCGCATATCTGCCAGCGCAATCAGCTGTGGGCAAAAGCGCGAGATTACTACGAGAGTTATTTAGCGCTGCAAAAAGATGAAGTTGCTGCCAAGGAACTTGTGCAGCTATTGCAGGCCTTAGGAGAGAGGGAAAAGGCGCAACAATGGCTGCAAAAAATTGCTGCGCATCACACGGACACACTACCCCTGCCATCAACCACCTGAGAGATTCATCATGCGTTGTGCGTTGTTAAACCACCCCTTGTGTCGCGCGCTGTTTTCAACACGCGGCTTGTTCTTTTTGATGGCGGCAGCCAGTTTGTTTTTAATGTTGTTCGCGCTGTATCTGCAACATTTTTTGGGTGAACATCCCTGCCCGTTGTGCATCACCCAGCGCATGTTCGTCATTGTGATTGGCGTGTTGGCGCTACTCGCTGCTGTACACAACCCCGCGCAACTCGGCCGCCGCGTGTGGAGTGCGTTGGTGATGTTGGCAGCTATCGGTGGCGGTATCGTCGCGGGTCGCCATGTATGGATACAGCGCTTACCGGAAGATCGTGTGCCGGTTTGCGGCCCTGATCTCGCGTATATGTTTGAAAATTTCCCACTG
The DNA window shown above is from Cellvibrionales bacterium and carries:
- a CDS encoding disulfide bond formation protein B, giving the protein MRCALLNHPLCRALFSTRGLFFLMAAASLFLMLFALYLQHFLGEHPCPLCITQRMFVIVIGVLALLAAVHNPAQLGRRVWSALVMLAAIGGGIVAGRHVWIQRLPEDRVPVCGPDLAYMFENFPLQKAIHLLFNGDGNCHEVGWTFLTLSIPEWTLIAFTGFAVVAVLQWVRKG